A stretch of the Ochrobactrum sp. BTU1 genome encodes the following:
- the gloB gene encoding hydroxyacylglutathione hydrolase, with the protein MPQIDKRLDIEQFICRSDNYGVLIHDPESELTAAIDAPDAHAIEAALKRRGWTLDFIFTTHHHLDHVEGNEALKAKFGVSIIGPKAELNKIPTLDRTVQDGDEFTFGLFKVKVISTPGHTAGEISFYLPEAKVVFTGDTLFALGCGRLFEGTPDIMFQSLQKLVALPGDTAVYCGHEYTQSNARFALTIDPDNSALKERAAEIARLRAADKMTLPSSIALEMATNPFLRWHDGRIRTRLGMQGATDEAVFAEIRKRKDLF; encoded by the coding sequence ATGCCCCAGATCGACAAAAGACTCGATATCGAACAGTTCATCTGCCGCAGCGATAATTATGGCGTTCTCATCCATGATCCTGAAAGTGAGCTGACCGCGGCAATCGACGCGCCGGATGCGCACGCAATCGAAGCGGCGCTCAAGCGCCGTGGCTGGACGCTCGACTTCATTTTCACGACGCATCATCACCTTGATCACGTCGAAGGCAACGAGGCGCTGAAAGCCAAATTCGGCGTCAGCATCATCGGACCAAAGGCTGAGCTAAACAAAATCCCGACACTCGACCGTACCGTTCAGGACGGCGACGAGTTCACCTTCGGACTTTTCAAGGTCAAAGTGATTTCCACACCCGGTCACACGGCTGGCGAGATTTCCTTTTATCTGCCAGAAGCAAAAGTCGTGTTTACAGGCGACACGCTTTTTGCACTGGGCTGCGGTCGACTGTTTGAAGGAACACCGGATATCATGTTCCAGTCGCTGCAAAAGCTTGTGGCGCTGCCGGGCGATACTGCCGTTTATTGCGGCCACGAATATACGCAGAGCAATGCACGCTTTGCCTTGACCATCGATCCCGACAATTCGGCATTGAAGGAACGTGCAGCCGAGATTGCGCGGCTCCGTGCAGCTGATAAGATGACCCTGCCCTCCAGCATAGCGCTTGAAATGGCAACCAATCCATTTCTTCGCTGGCACGATGGCCGCATTCGCACGCGGCTTGGAATGCAGGGCGCAACTGATGAAGCGGTTTTCGCGGAAATCCGTAAGCGCAAGGATTTATTCTAG
- the cadA gene encoding cadmium-translocating P-type ATPase, whose translation MNEILKQNRFRVEGMDCASCATKIDTAVRRVSGVEDVSVSVTTGMMTVRHDGSSDLESVAKKVRSLGYGIEPLADEKAPAKHEHHDHDHDHDHDHAGCSGHDHDHKHDHDHHDHAHDEPEAKQITAGADSLRFSVEGMDCASCAAKIDTAVRRVGGVQDVSVSVTNGTMTVNHDGSASVDEIAAKVTALGYKASAQSTGALKIQPKVPAKPKRWWQSGKGQMMLACGGGLVVAYIVGHLYPPIELWAFTAAMLIGLIPIAKRAYSAAINGTPFSIEMLMTIAAIGAVIIGATEEAAAVVFLFLVGELLEGVAAGKARASIQSLTALVPKTAFLESNGSTKEVPAEELSVGDVIAVRPGDRMPADGEIISGESAIDEAPVTGESTPVGKAVGDSVFAGTINGDGLLRVKVTAAAQDNTIARVVRLVEEAQEAKAPTERFINRFSTYYTPGVVVVAALVAILPPLVAGAEWGEWIYKGLAILLIGCPCALVISTPAAIAASLSAGARRGLLLKGGAVLETIGKITTACFDKTGTLTEGKPQVTDVLSGALSEEEVLRLAASLDAGSSHPLALAIVGASDTRGLKLSAVSAGKAHGGKGVSGKADGIELFLGSRKAANEISAIPDDLAARIAACNDEGKTVSVLVADGKIAGAIAMRDEPRADAIAGLKTLKEAGIRTVMLTGDNRRTAEAIGKDLGIEVRAELLPEDKQRIVGEFRNAGQVVAKVGDGINDAPALAAADVGIAMGGGTDVALETADAAVLHGRVGDVAAMVDLSKRTMRNIHQNITIALGLKAVFLVTTVLGITGLWPAILADTGATVLVTINALRLLRQSS comes from the coding sequence ATGAACGAGATTTTGAAACAAAACCGCTTTCGCGTTGAAGGCATGGATTGCGCTTCCTGCGCGACAAAAATCGATACGGCTGTGCGCCGCGTTTCGGGCGTGGAAGATGTTTCCGTGTCGGTGACGACGGGCATGATGACGGTGCGCCATGATGGCAGCAGCGATCTGGAAAGTGTTGCCAAAAAGGTCCGCAGTCTTGGCTATGGCATCGAACCATTGGCTGACGAAAAAGCACCTGCCAAGCATGAGCATCACGATCACGACCATGACCATGACCATGACCACGCAGGCTGTAGCGGCCATGATCATGACCACAAGCACGACCACGATCATCATGATCACGCTCATGACGAACCCGAAGCAAAGCAGATTACAGCGGGCGCCGACAGTTTACGCTTCAGCGTGGAGGGTATGGATTGTGCTTCCTGTGCCGCCAAGATCGACACGGCTGTTCGTCGTGTCGGCGGGGTGCAGGATGTGTCTGTTTCCGTCACAAATGGCACCATGACCGTCAATCATGACGGCTCGGCCAGTGTTGACGAGATTGCCGCGAAGGTTACGGCACTTGGCTACAAAGCCAGCGCGCAATCGACAGGGGCGCTCAAAATCCAGCCAAAGGTGCCTGCAAAACCGAAGCGCTGGTGGCAGAGCGGCAAGGGCCAGATGATGCTCGCCTGTGGCGGTGGTCTGGTGGTTGCCTATATTGTTGGTCATCTTTATCCGCCGATTGAATTATGGGCCTTTACGGCTGCAATGCTGATCGGCCTCATACCGATTGCAAAGCGTGCTTATTCCGCAGCCATCAATGGCACGCCGTTTTCGATTGAAATGCTGATGACTATTGCGGCCATTGGCGCTGTCATCATCGGTGCGACCGAAGAAGCTGCCGCTGTCGTCTTCCTGTTTCTGGTTGGTGAATTGCTGGAAGGTGTGGCCGCAGGCAAGGCGCGCGCAAGCATTCAGTCGCTGACGGCATTGGTGCCGAAGACCGCCTTTTTGGAAAGCAATGGCTCCACAAAAGAAGTACCAGCGGAAGAGCTGAGCGTGGGCGACGTAATTGCGGTGCGTCCCGGTGATCGTATGCCTGCGGATGGCGAGATCATTTCGGGTGAAAGCGCTATCGATGAAGCACCCGTCACGGGTGAAAGCACGCCTGTCGGCAAGGCAGTCGGCGACAGCGTCTTTGCAGGCACCATCAATGGCGACGGGCTGTTGCGGGTCAAAGTGACAGCCGCAGCGCAGGACAACACGATTGCGCGTGTTGTGCGGCTGGTTGAGGAAGCACAGGAAGCCAAAGCACCCACAGAGCGTTTCATCAATCGCTTCTCGACTTACTATACGCCGGGCGTGGTTGTCGTGGCGGCTCTGGTTGCCATTCTGCCGCCGCTGGTCGCGGGTGCTGAATGGGGTGAGTGGATTTATAAAGGTCTGGCCATTCTGCTGATCGGTTGCCCCTGTGCGCTGGTTATTTCGACACCTGCAGCCATTGCCGCCTCGCTTTCGGCCGGTGCGAGGCGCGGGCTGTTGTTGAAGGGGGGCGCAGTTCTTGAAACCATAGGCAAGATTACGACCGCCTGTTTCGACAAAACCGGTACGCTGACAGAAGGCAAGCCGCAGGTAACGGATGTTCTGTCTGGCGCACTTTCGGAAGAAGAAGTCTTGCGACTGGCTGCATCACTTGATGCAGGTTCAAGCCATCCGCTGGCTTTAGCGATTGTCGGTGCATCTGATACGCGTGGCCTGAAACTCTCAGCCGTTTCGGCAGGTAAGGCACATGGCGGCAAGGGTGTGTCAGGTAAAGCTGATGGCATTGAGCTGTTCTTGGGTTCGCGCAAGGCTGCGAATGAAATCTCTGCCATTCCGGACGATCTGGCGGCGCGGATCGCTGCCTGCAATGATGAAGGTAAGACGGTTTCTGTTCTGGTTGCAGACGGAAAAATTGCAGGTGCCATAGCCATGCGTGATGAGCCGCGCGCGGATGCGATTGCGGGGCTTAAGACGCTGAAGGAAGCCGGTATTCGTACCGTTATGCTGACCGGCGATAATCGTCGCACGGCAGAAGCTATCGGCAAGGATCTGGGCATCGAAGTGCGCGCCGAACTCCTGCCGGAAGACAAGCAGCGGATTGTTGGCGAGTTTCGCAATGCGGGTCAGGTTGTTGCCAAGGTTGGCGATGGTATCAATGACGCGCCAGCGCTTGCTGCAGCCGATGTTGGCATCGCCATGGGTGGCGGTACGGATGTGGCGCTGGAAACTGCGGATGCAGCGGTGCTGCATGGTCGCGTCGGTGATGTGGCTGCGATGGTCGATCTGTCGAAGCGGACCATGCGTAATATTCATCAGAACATTACAATCGCACTTGGTCTTAAAGCGGTATTCCTTGTGACCACGGTGCTGGGGATTACCGGCCTCTGGCCAGCAATTCTGGCCGATACCGGCGCGACCGTTCTGGTGACAATCAACGCACTACGGCTGCTAAGGCAATCATCTTGA
- a CDS encoding helix-turn-helix domain-containing protein yields MTNVPIGEASKASGVKVPTIRYYEQIGLLPVPPRTEGNRRLYDNADIQRLLFIRHARDLGFEVDAIRTLLDLQDNPDQSCAAADSIARARLIDVEHRITKLLSLKTELLRMLDCTAHGRIDQCRVIEILGNHDECVHPKH; encoded by the coding sequence ATTACCAATGTTCCGATTGGCGAAGCATCGAAAGCCAGCGGTGTGAAAGTGCCAACTATCCGTTATTACGAGCAAATCGGGCTTCTCCCGGTGCCTCCGCGCACGGAAGGAAATCGCCGCCTTTATGACAATGCCGATATTCAGCGGCTGTTATTCATCCGCCATGCGCGCGATCTGGGCTTTGAAGTGGATGCGATCCGCACGCTTTTAGACCTTCAGGACAATCCCGACCAGTCGTGCGCTGCAGCTGATTCTATTGCACGCGCGCGCCTGATCGATGTCGAGCATCGCATCACCAAACTATTGTCTTTGAAAACTGAACTTTTGCGGATGCTGGATTGCACGGCACATGGCCGTATCGACCAGTGCCGCGTTATCGAAATCCTGGGCAATCACGATGAATGCGTACATCCGAAGCACTAA